The stretch of DNA CGGATATGTTGGAGGCTCCATGTTCCATCTGCACAAGCCGAAAGAATATTTTTTGGTGCAGAACGGACAGCCTAATCGTCTGAATCCGCGCTTTCTGGTACATGGCGGAGTAGATATCAGCGTAAACAAATATTTCACCTTGACTCCGGGTATTTATTATGCTACCCAAAACACTGCCTCCGAAATCACTGTGGGCATGGCTGCCGGATATATGTTTAATGAAAACAACATTCTCTACCTGGGAGCATGGGTACGCGCGTTTGATCAGGATGCTGTAATACCAATGATAGCTTATGAAGTTTATGGCCTGCGCATTGGTTTAAGCTACGACATCAACCTCTCTGACCTGAAGGTAGCCAGCAACAGTCATGGTGCTGTGGAAGCTTCTCTGATTTACATTTTCGGGAAAGAACCGGAACCGGAATTTTCGCCTTCACGCTATTGTCCGAAGTTTTGATTTTTCGGATAGATTTTCCAAACTAACCCCTCTGACTCACCCACCGGCTATCCTTTACGAAAAAACGCCAGGGGTATCGGGCATGTTCTCCGGCATACTCCACACCTACCCTTGGCGTTGCCACAATAGCATCAGCACCATATCGGACTCCTCTGTCTTCAAGCCATATTATAGAGCCCAACAGATCCACACCATAATGTTGCGTGGTAATCCCCAGTGCCCGGCTCACACTGCCGGGCCCGGAAGTTAGTCTATAATTGAACGCAGCCATACCTCTGCGCTGCAACATCACTTCCACACCATGGGTGGGTTCAATGGCACGCACAAGAACGGCATCGGCCTGGCCTGCCCGGTTTACTACAATGTTGAACAAATGATGTATGCCATAACAGAGATACACATAGGCATATCCACCGGGACCGTGCATAACGGCATTTCGTTTGGTAAAACGATTGTTATAGGCATGGCAAGCCCTGTCGTCCGTTCCGCGGTAGGCTTCGGTTTCCACAATAATACCACCGGTGAGTTTACCATCCACCCGGGTAAACAAAAACTTGCCCAATAACTCACGGCTTATCGTTACCACATCATCCCGCATATAAAATGCACGGGGAAGTTTTCGTCTGCTCATCTGCGTACAGTTGATTTTAAATGCATATAATCCATTATGCCTTTTGCAATGCGAAAACAGCTTGAAAACTTACAACTTTTTGCTACTTTGCGCGCCAAAAACAAATGAAGCGCAAGCAGGAAGGTAAGCTCTATATCATTCCGGCTCCTATCGGAAACAACGAGGGAGAATTTCTCGCAGAATCGGTAAAACGGATTGTCTACAGCCTGCGTCATTTTGTGGTGGAGAAAGAAAAAACAGCCAGACGCATCCTCAGACATATCGGCTATACCCAGGCGTTTGATGACACTTACTTTACGGAAATCAACAAAAATACCCGACCCGAAAAGCTCCTGCCTATTATAGATATTATCAGGCAGGGCATTTCAGTCGGGTTAATGGCTGAAGCTGGAATGCCCTGTCTTGCTGATCCCGGTGAAACATTGGTAGAGCTGGCGCATCAGCACAACATCACCGTAGTGCCCCTTGCTGGACCGTCTGCCATCATGCTGGCTCTGGTAGCATCCGGTTTGGGAGCCAACGGGTTTGCCTTCTGGGGCTATCTGCCGGTTAAACCTCTGGAGCGCAGAAAACAACTTCTGGAACTGGAACGGCTTTCCCGCAAATACGATGAAGCGCAGATTTTTATTGAAACACCCTACCGAAACATGCAACTGTTTGAAGAGATTCTCAAAGCCTGCCTGGATAATACGCTTGTATGCATTGCCCGCGAAATCAACCAGCCCGGCCAGTTTATCCGCACCCTGCCAGTAAAACAGTGGCGAAAAACCAAGGTGAGTTTACACAAACGTCCCACTGTATTTATTCTTTCAGCCAGATAAGCTGAACCTGCATATCTGTTGTATCCACTGTAGCGTTTAGTTTTCAGATGAATAGAATAAGTCAGGTATGACACATAGCTTTAATAGAGCAATTTCCTATTTTTGAAACTCTATGCTCCGATTTGTTTCCCTTCTCTGGTTTTTAGCCCTGCCAGCTTTGCTTTTTGACTGGCAAGGTCTGCATGCCCAGGTTACCGGCCCTGAACAAGATTGCAATAATGCACTACCTGTGTGCCAGCTCACTTTTATTCAAACCCAATCTTATCAAGGCGTAGGATTAATAGAGGATTTGCCTGACGGCTCTTCCTGTCTGCAGAATGAAGAAAACAATTCGGTGTGGTATATCTTCACGATTACCGATGTAAGCGGGGGCAATATCCTGCGGTTTCAGATTATCCCCGCAGCCAATGATGATTACGATTTTGCCTTATATGATATTACCGGCCGCTCCTGTGAAGATATTGCTTCAGGCGGATTGGAAGTACGCTGTAATTATGCCTTTACCAGCGGCCCCACAGGTTGCGATTCTATGGGAACTTCTACGGTGGAAGGGCCCGGGGGAAAGGCTTTTTGCTCTGAAATAGTTGTTTCTCTGGGACAAACCTATGCACTGCTTGTGGACAATTTCAGTTCCACACAGTTTGGCTACACCCTTGACTTTACCCGAAGCACAGCAAGCATTCTGGACCTAACACTGCCCGAGATTTCGGGGTTTGAGCCTCTTACCTGTGATAATACCGATTCGCTGATCATTTACTTTTCAGAGCCGGTGTTGTGTTCTTCACTTGCCGCTGACGGTTCCGACTTTTCTATTACCGGTCCGACACCGGTGACCATCATATCCACTACCAGCAGTGATTGTGCCGGAGGCGCTTTTACCCAACAAGCTGTTATTCATTTTTCGTCTCCCATTTCACAGGGCGGCAACTACACACTTCAGCTGAAAGCCGGCAGTGATGGCAACACTATTGAAGACAATTGCAATAAACAGGCGCTGCCGGCCTCCTACCCACTGTTGGTGCCTGGTAAAGTATCGGCCGCATATACCGCTACTCCGGCTAGCGCATGCAATGAAGTTACGGTTACTTTTGATGCCTCCGGCTCAAGCGGCAACGTTGTCAACTATAACTGGTCTATTGACGGCAATGCCTACAGCGGCTCTACTCAGGTGGTTACCTTCCCCCTGTCAAACGGACAAGGCATAACTATCCCTGTTTCCCTGATAGTTTCTTCGGCCGATTGCGCGGACACGCTTGCGAATAACAGTTTTTCCATCTCCAATACATTCGCTCCGGACTTCAGTTATCAGCCTGCTGAACCCTGTGCAACTCAGCCAGTCAGCTTTACAGACATTACCAACGTCAGCGCTACGGATTATCTGTGGGAGTTCGGAGATGGTCAAATTTCAGGCAGCCATAATCCAACACATATTTTCAACACTGAAGGCACTTATACGGTAACCTTCACAGTCATTGATAATGCGCAGGGCTGTCAGGAATCGGTCAGCAAAACAGTGGTAGTGAGGCAGTTTATTCAGGCCGACTTCGTCATGAGCAACAACAATGTCGCCTGTGCCGGCATGCCCATGCAATTCACGGATGCATCCCGGGGTACTCCGGTCAACTGGACATGGACCTTTCCCAATCAAAATTCGCTTACTGGCTCCAGCGTGCAATATACATTCCCCTCTACGGGAAACTACACAATAACACTGGAGGTGGATGACCAGTATTGCGGCTCTGATGACACCACCGCAAATATTTCTGTGCTGGCGCGACCTGTTTTTAATTTAGGTAATGATACCTTCATCTGCCTGTCTGAAAAAATTCCTCTTACAGTAGGAGTAAGTGGTATTGATTCGGTGCGCTGGTCAACCGGAGAAACTTCCTTCAGCATTGAGTTTGGCAACGTTCCGGCTGAAGTAATCGCAATCGCATATAGCAACGGCTGCCCGTTTTCCGACACCATATTTATAGACCGGCAGCAGTTGGATTGTTCCTTTGCCATCGTGCCGTCAGCCTTTTCACCCAACAATGACGGGCAAAATGACCTTTTAAAAGTTTTGACCAAGCGGGTATTATCTTATGAAATCATTATTTACAACCGCTGGGGACAGGAAGTTTATCGGGGCACTGGCACCGAAACCACCCGTGACGGTGGATGGGATGGCACTTACAAAGGCGAGCCTCAGGATATCGGTGTGTACACCTATATGTTAACCTGGCGTGACTATGATCAGAAAAAATATATTGAAAAGGGCAACATTACACTCATTCGGTAGTGCATCAAACCAAATCTCCTGTCTATCTTTGCCTGCAGAATCATTCGGGGTGTGGCGCAGCTGGCTAGCGTACCAGTATGGGGTGCTGGTGGTCGCGGGTTCGAATCCCGCCACCCCGACAATAACATAAAGCTTCCGCATCAAATATTCAGAAGCGGTAAATCTTCCCGAGATTGAGGAGTAGCTCCATATCATGTTCGTTCTTCAGGAGCGCTCCGGCATGGGGAGGCAGATAGGTGCGCAGGTCGGCATTCTCCAGCTCCTTTTCATCGGTGTTGTCCAGCAGAAGCAGCTTAATCCAATCCAGCAGTTCGCTGGTGGAAGGCTTTTTGCGGATGCCTCTTATTTCACGCAGCTCGTAAAATATTTTCATGGCATTTTGCACAAGCTTTTTTCTCAGTCCTGGGTAATGCACCTCCACAATTTGTTGCATGGTTTCTTTATCCGGGAACCGGATATAGTGAAAAATGCACCTGCGCAAAAAAGGGTCGGGCAGCTCTTTTTCATTATTGGAGGTGATAAACACAATCGGGCGGTTTTTGGCACGAATAGTCTGCTGCAATTCGTAGCAGTAAAATTCCATCTTATCCAGTTCCAGCAACAAATCATTGGGAAATTCAATGTCTGCCTTATCAATCTCATCAATCAGCAACACCACGGGTTCTTCAGCCTCAAATGCTTGCCATAACTTGCCCTTTTTAATGTAATTGGCAATATTTTCCACTCCCGCTCTGCCCAATTGCGAATCACGTAGCCGCGACACGGCATCATACTCATACAACCCCTGATGCGCGGTAGTGGTGGATTTGATATGCCAGGTGATAATTGGTTTATTTAAGGCTTTTGCAACTTCGTGCGCCAGCAGAGTTTTGCCTGTGCCGGGCTCACCCTTTATCAGCAGTGGCTTCTGCAAATGAATTGCAGCATTTACGGCTATCTGAAGCTCCCTGGTGGCGATGTAAGTATCTGTTCCTTGAAATAACATGCCTTACTATATTTTGAAAACAAACCCGAAGTTAAGCATAGCTTTTTCGGAAAAGTAAAAATATCCGTATCAGGACACAGCACATCATCAGTTGACCTTTATCAGACTATGGAATAGAATGATTTTTAACTTTGCCGGCAACTCAAATTGTGACGCATGCTATCCCTATCCCTCAGAATCCTGTTGCTGACCCTTGTTAGCCTATCAGCAGCAGCACAAACCGGTGTGGTAAAAGGAAAAGTTTTGGATGCCAAATCAGGCGAAGCCCTTGTGGGAGTTAATGTGGTAATTGATACAAATACCGGCACTACTACCGACATTGACGGGCACTTTACCCTGCAGATGCCCCCGGGCAACTATACAGTACGATTTTCCTACCTGGGTTACTCGGAAATTTCTGTAAAAGCCATAGTAAAAGAAAATGCCACTACCGACCTGGGAACAATCACTCTGACCGAGGCCCTCAAGGAGCTCAATATTGTAACGGTCACCGGCAGTAAGTTTGAGAGACAAATAGCCAGGGAAGTATCTACCATTGAAGTGCTGAAAAGTGATTTTATACAAAGCACCAACTCCGTTACGCTGGCTGAAGCAGTAAACAAGGTGCCCGGAGTAACGCTCATTGACAATCAGCCGGCCATCCGGGGGGGCAGTGGTTATGCCTATGGGGTAGGTAGCCGGGTGCTGGTGCTGCTGGATGATATCCCCATGATTACAGCCGACCGGGGTGATGTCAGATGGAACTATTTGCCCATAGAGCTGATAGAGCAGGTGGAGATTCTGAAAGCGTCTTCCTCGGCACTCTACGGAGCCTCGGCCCTTAACGGA from Chitinophagales bacterium encodes:
- a CDS encoding DNA-3-methyladenine glycosylase, whose translation is MSRRKLPRAFYMRDDVVTISRELLGKFLFTRVDGKLTGGIIVETEAYRGTDDRACHAYNNRFTKRNAVMHGPGGYAYVYLCYGIHHLFNIVVNRAGQADAVLVRAIEPTHGVEVMLQRRGMAAFNYRLTSGPGSVSRALGITTQHYGVDLLGSIIWLEDRGVRYGADAIVATPRVGVEYAGEHARYPWRFFVKDSRWVSQRG
- a CDS encoding S-adenosylmethionine-dependent methyltransferase codes for the protein MKRKQEGKLYIIPAPIGNNEGEFLAESVKRIVYSLRHFVVEKEKTARRILRHIGYTQAFDDTYFTEINKNTRPEKLLPIIDIIRQGISVGLMAEAGMPCLADPGETLVELAHQHNITVVPLAGPSAIMLALVASGLGANGFAFWGYLPVKPLERRKQLLELERLSRKYDEAQIFIETPYRNMQLFEEILKACLDNTLVCIAREINQPGQFIRTLPVKQWRKTKVSLHKRPTVFILSAR
- a CDS encoding ATPase AAA codes for the protein MLFQGTDTYIATRELQIAVNAAIHLQKPLLIKGEPGTGKTLLAHEVAKALNKPIITWHIKSTTTAHQGLYEYDAVSRLRDSQLGRAGVENIANYIKKGKLWQAFEAEEPVVLLIDEIDKADIEFPNDLLLELDKMEFYCYELQQTIRAKNRPIVFITSNNEKELPDPFLRRCIFHYIRFPDKETMQQIVEVHYPGLRKKLVQNAMKIFYELREIRGIRKKPSTSELLDWIKLLLLDNTDEKELENADLRTYLPPHAGALLKNEHDMELLLNLGKIYRF